One Drosophila subobscura isolate 14011-0131.10 chromosome U, UCBerk_Dsub_1.0, whole genome shotgun sequence DNA window includes the following coding sequences:
- the LOC117901368 gene encoding uncharacterized protein LOC117901368: MAEIARLFREKLLVGEKPATDASQGSTPVQSSAPVSKRRSRSRIRKAAPGAPLLSSGESEANLDHPINRRRRGTKSRSRSASLGASLARRRAKSKKEGRMTDPVALYQYYQNEWDHFRKQIPGKKNSRCGVRH, encoded by the exons ATGGCGGAAATTGCTCGTTTGTTTCGCGAAAAGCTCTTGGTAGGCGAAAAACCCGCTACGGATGCCAGTCAGGGCTCGACTCCTGTCCAGAGTTCAGCTCCGGTCAGCAagcgtcgcagtcgcagcagaaTACGCAAGGCGGCACCAGGAGCACCTTTACTGTCTAGCGGAGAGTCCGAGGCCAATCTGGATCATCCGATaaatcgtcgtcgtcgtggcaCCAAATCGCGTTCGCGTAGTGCCAGCTTAGGCGCCTCCTTGG CTCGCCGTCGTGCTAAATCGAAAAAGGAGGGACGCATGACCGATCCGGTGGCTCTGTATCAGTACTACCAGAACGAGTGGGACCACTTTCGCAAGCAGATACCGGGCAAAAAGAATTCCCGCTGCGGCGTACGCCACTAG
- the LOC117900557 gene encoding protein chiffon, with protein MQPQSDKQTASRLAPTTPTTAAAAATTERPKVKVIKSKRPLCHFKFYLDICDHQLAKRIEADIKALGGNLEFFLSDSITHFVTDKPEASLPGTPQPPKTPATPATPGTPGTGGNSHLCQDDGQHQRKSNRQSRADAILSRVRRQQSTGSTAVGVGPATPTSSNACNTSRSYTIWQTDHAQRFFKRIQTELRQYLEGNGNGNSSNKKEGSAVAGGGASNVNTHQIQLKKQYVKIESVKRNYRPYYHLIKQPDDWPKIDLSSDDGAFRLLTKVKSKEQQQIMTRKSLGSRTSQRDKPKEEQQTVQHPALKQLKKQATAIPNSPRSHCRGEPKESSEKQGGVCEICKLEYDILAIHLKSKDHEFFAKNSDNFLALDTLIQSSANVNRFLEQEPDEESEIDMDVDEQQQQLSASTANEDAGTQRQSQQPQPSPNSRQRPSPALREKSKRITKGKHSSEKFQASPPGGSPMTPSPTAKKSGGNTSQGSLTELQRQEQPNMAAATPTTHNTTRRKTQQNSGLSPPIRAMLPPSSLYKVVETRDECGATPPRRSGIGGRQATNNVDSPSLIVKFQKVRQSELQRLNGEAENFMFPRTASTTTTTRSSSELLTDVDRQTTSDVRGRHSISSASLDTSTSEAETQQHHPQPQTEGNMLRKRAQAVGRRRRPAAAAEQQLLLQRQLSTGSSSSNSQQRFPSAPIQPDDDEPTTAAEPELKVKLKQTPATRKSSRTATAIVTAATTSSQQQQLQLRKTRGGGVKLEDRMGEATKAKIKIKQEPIEPEEDVEEEDLDLDDDAEEEEEFSCSSGSDEDYVADRRRRRQLEPQPAAAVVAVETTATPITRSDTREQRAERRRSRLTINRSAAETELLHTEVKERKSRGKSQKPPATPKSKGKPKKGQKGAQQPPAMDLFFDCSKSELLRKMQYTFESLPNGELWNRVFMRQDAGEENYYTYYGSTRYRKLPYEMGPIPMARTLPAHSCALCRAEQAQKQEEELPQKTERPVKKEEETEVQPGTASSSSSSSMYKHKKMHLLQRYQQEQQQLQQQHETQLSTAIAIAKCDSKASTPELLEREFAIDRVQLIERVRSTSSSSSGMTCRNKQLARLAELPPRKSPREHASTLALVSCIIRQRQDSQSKTNSEAEPEPPPPVIVPPKLKTPLKQEPAPASPRNTRSQAATPVEELRFATEISETVKRMRRGQNKYDHSPPAPAPVAVAPEPPAAATESPGRSRRLPQVANASLSHSYARRLQFSARHEPCSASVLLGKRKRKNHPAVRPAQQQPPGMMRGVRKLPCKKGLLEYEMEPCAFKALDKAMQHENAGLAAWQLDKYLELAGKEFDLDIEDSEDTQDELPAAAERMQHTPPPTDCYFTSEFDLCDLVMGSAGSGDDEEDASRGSGAGNQLSGTSRRLGNMGNLYKTYYRKRKSLKSKTNRTGWPKTQHRRRGGGNAGGWGARSMPDERINFKKMGLGEMSPIKQEPMETEEEQTTTTTTTTTATIAEKLLSKEDEDEDEDGEGEAGGSAAAREEAVMTPPATDVDEQGGEQQAEAEADENESLPDEDETMADSVDEQQDDEAEIEATDADIEEEEDEEDEEEEEDIFEDAFEEQQAPHKVEPKLTLDDDDDDEPPEKRARLPSISVSTPPDDPQSMSPGKKLLLTLHNGHRLHPATSTPSTGQQQRRSTPQLNGSLGSCISPSEKLGGDNSDIFTVSSDGLDTDLDLSNTQAGDSHEHCPHQQQQTTPKRKFDISKYAPPNSGKAASSCAAEAATAAVKSLAISQFLKKETCVNSSSMRSVWRRAQRTTISAACINGAPSARVPN; from the exons ATGCAACCGCAGTCGGATAAGCAAACCGCTAGCAGACTcgcaccaacaacaccaaccacagcagcagcagcagccactactGAGCGGCCCAAAGTAAAGGTCATCAAGAGCAAGCGTCCACTTTGCCATTTCAAGTTCTATTTGGACATTTGCGACCATCAGCTAGCAAAGCGAATAGAGGCGGACATCAAGGCACTTGGCGGCAATCTTGAGTTCTTTCTCAGTGACAGCATCACACATTTTGTCACCGACAAGCCAGAGGCGAGTCTTCCGGGCACCCCCCAACCACCCAAAACACCTGCCACACCAGCCACCCCTGGTACACCCGGCACAGGCGGGAACAGCCACCTCTGTCAGGATGATGGCCAGCATCAAAGGAAAAGCAATAGGCAATCCCGTGCCGATGCCATTTTGAGTCGTGTGCGGCGACAACAAAGCACCGGTAGCACAGCGGTTGGGGTGGGTCCTGCCACACCAACATCGTCCAACGCCTGCAACACAAGCAGATCCTACACCATCTGGCAGACGGATCACGCCCAACGCTTCTTCAAGCGCATCCAAACCGAGCTCCGCCAGTACCTAGAGGGGAACGgaaacggcaacagcagcaacaagaaggaGGGCtcagcagtagcaggaggaggagcatccAATGTTAATACCCATCAAATACAGCTCAAGAAGCAGTATGTAAAGATCGAATCGGTGAAGCGTAACTATAGGCCCTACTACCATTTGATAAAGCAGCCCGACGATTGGCCAAAAATCGATTTAAGCAGCGACGACGGTGCCTTCCGTTTGCTAACAAAAGTCAAATcgaaagagcagcaacagattATGACGCGCAAGTCGCTCGGCTCGCGTACATCCCAGAGAGATAAACcaaaggaggagcaacagACTGTCCAACATCCGGCACTCAAGCAGCTCAAGAAACAGGCAACGGCCATACCCAACAGTCCGCGCTCACACTGCCGTGGCGAGCCCAAGGAGTCCAGCGAAAAGCAGGGTGGCGTGTGTGAGATCTGCAAGCTAGAGTACGATATCCTCGCCATTCACCTGAAGAGCAAGGATCACGAGTTTTTTGCAAAGAACTCGGACAACTTTCTGGCCCTGGACACGCTCATACAGTCGTCGGCGAATGTGAATCGGTTtctggagcaggagccagaCGAAGAGAGCGAAATCgatatggatgtggatgagcagcaacagcaattgaGTGCTTCCACGGCGAACGAAGATGCTGGAACCCAACGACAGTCgcagcagccccaacccaGTCCCAACAGCAGGCAACGTCCGTCACCAGCGCTAAGAGAGAAATCCAAGAGAATAACCAAGGGAAAGCATTCATCGGAGAAGTTCCAGGCATCACCCCCAGGCGGCTCACCGATGACGCCATCTCCGACTGCCAAGAAAAGCGGCGGCAACACCTCGCAGGGCAGTCTCACGGAGCTGCAGCGTCAAGAGCAGCCCAACATGGCAGCGGCCACGCCGACGACCCACAACACAACGCGGCGGAAAACGCAACAGAATTCTGGTCTATCGCCACCCATCAGAGCCATGCTGCCACCCTCCTCGCTCTACAAGGTCGTAGAGACCCGAGATGAGTGCGGCGCCACTCCACCAAGACGCAGCGGCATCGGCGGCCGACAAGCGACCAACAATGTGGACTCGCCCTCGCTGATTGTCAAGTTTCAGAAGGTGCGACAGTCTGAGCTGCAACGGCTAAATGGAGAGGCCGAGAATTTTATGTTCCCCCGcacagcatcaacaacaacgacgacgaggagcagcagcgaactGCTGACGGATGTGGATCGCCAGACCACATCAGATGTGAGGGGCAGGCACAGTATCTCCTCAGCCAGCCTAGACACAAGCACCAGCGAGGCTGAAACACAGCAACATCACCCGCAGCCTCAGACGGAGGGCAATATGCTGCGTAAGCGTGCCCAGGCCGTGGGCAGGCGAAGGAGACCAGCCgcggcagccgagcagcagctactGCTGCAACGTCAGCTATCCAcggggagcagcagtagcaacagccaacagcgcTTTCCGAGCGCCCCCATCCAGCCAGACGACGACGAACCAACGACGGCGGCGGAGCCAGAGCTGAAGGTTAAACTAAAGCAAACGCCGGCCACCAGGAAGAGCAGTCgcactgccaccgccattgTAACGGCGGCAACGACTAGCagtcagcaacagcagctgcagttgcggAAGACGAGAGGAGGCGGAGTCAAACTGGAGGATAGGATGGgggaagcaacaaaagccaagatCAAAATCAAACAAGAACCTATCGAACCCGAAGAAGACGTCGAGGAGGAAGACCTCGATCTCGACGATGATGctgaagaggaggaggaattCTCTTGCTCTTCGGGCAGCGATGAAGACTATGTGGCAGACAGAAGACGACGTCGTCAGCTGGAGccccaaccagcagcagcagttgtggcggtggaaacaacagcaacgccTATAACGCGTTCCGATACCCGAGAGCAGCGTGCGGAACGACGACGCTCGCGATTGACCATAAATCGAAGTGCCGCAGAGACTGAGCTACTTCACACGGAGGTCAAAGAAAGAAAGTCACGTGGCAAGAGCCAAAAACCACCTGCAACACCAAAGTCCAAAGGGAAGCCGAAGAAGGGTCAGAAGGGGgcgcagcagccaccagccatgGATTTGTTTTTCGATTGCAGCAAGAGCGAGCTGCTGCGAAAGATGCAATACACATTCGAGTCCCTGCCGAATGGTGAGCTGTGGAATCGTGTATTCATGCGGCAGGATGCGGGCGAGGAGAACTACTACACATACTACGGTTCCACGAGATATCGCAAGCTGCCCTACGAGATGGGTCCCATACCCATGGCCAGGACGCTGCCGGCACACAGTTGTGCTCTGTGTCGGGCCGAGCAGGcacagaagcaggaggaggagctgccccAGAAGACGGAGAGACCAGTAAAAAAGGAAGAGGAGACGGAGGTGCAACCGGGAACggcatcatcctcatcgtcatcgtccatGTACAAGCACAAGAAGATGCATCTGCTGCAGCGgtaccagcaggagcagcagcagctgcaacagcaacacgagACACAACTAAGCActgccatagccatagccaaaTGTGATAGCAAGGCCAGCACTCCGGAGCTTCTCGAGCGTGAATTTGCCATCGATCGTGTTCAGCTGATTGAACGTGTGAGGAGCacatccagctccagctcaggCATGACGTGTCGCAACAAGCAGCTGGCACGATTGGCCGAGCTGCCGCCAAGGAAGTCACCGCGTGAACATGCCTCCACCCTGGCTCTGGTCAGCTGCATCATACGTCAGCGTCAGGATTCGCAGAGTAAAACCAACTCGGAAGCAGAGCCGGAACCACCGCCTCCGGTTATAGTTCCTCCCAAACTGAAGACACCTCTGAAGCAGGAGCCAGCACCCGCCTCGCCGAGAAACACACGCTCCCAGGCAGCCACACctgtggaggagctgcgtTTTGCCACCGAAATCAGTGAGACTGTGAAACGGATGCGGCGTGGACAGAACAAATACGATCATTCCCCACCTGCCCCAGCACCAGTTGCAGTTGCGCCCGAACCGCCTGCAGCCGCAACTGAATCGCCTGGCAGGAGTCGTCGTCTGCCGCAAGTGGCCAATGCCAGTCTCAGTCACAGCTATGCCCGCCGTTTGCAGTTCTCCGCGCGACATGAACCGTGCTCCGCCAGCGTACTTCTGGGCAagcgaaaaaggaaaaaccatcCAGCCGTGCGtccagcacagcagcagccgcctggAATGATGCGCGGTGTGCGCAAGCTGCCCTGCAAGAAGGGTCTGCTCGAATACGAGATGGAGCCGTGTGCCTTCAAGGCTCTGGATAAGGCCATGCAGCATGAAAATGCTGGtctggctgcctggcagctGGACAAGTATCTGGAGTTGGCTGGAAAAGAGTTTGACCTGGATATAGAGGACTCGGAGGACACTCAGGATGAActaccggcagcagcagagcggatGCAGCACACGCCACCACCAACAGATTGCTATTTCACGAGTGAATTTGATCTTTGTGATCTGGTGATGGGCAGCGCTGGCAGCGgcgatgatgaggaggatgcCAGTCGAGGTTCCGGAGCAGGGAACCAGCTGTCGGGCACAAGTCGACGCTTGGGTAACATGGGCAACCTATACAAAACTTACTATCGCAAGCGGAAGAGCCTTAAGTCGAAGACGAATCGAACGGGTTGGCCCAAGACGCAGCACAGGAGGCGCGGCGGTGGTAATGCCGGTGGTTGGGGTGCTCGATCCATGCCCGATGAGAGGATTAACTTCAAGAAGATGGGCCTAGGGGAGATGTCACCCATCAAACAGGAGCCCATGgagacggaggaggagcagactacaaccaccaccaccacaacaacagccacaattgCGGAGAAGCTGCTTAGCaaagaggatgaggatgaagaCGAGGATGGGGAAGGGGAAGCCGGTGGAAGTGCTGCTGCCCGTGAGGAAGCTGTCATGACACCCCCAGCCACAGATGTCGACGAGCAGGGAGGAGAACAGCAGGCCGAAGCGGAAGCCGATGAGAATGAGAGTCTACCCGATGAAGATGAAACGATGGCGGATTCGGTGGATGAGCAGCAGGACGATGAGGCGGAAATAGAGGCCACTGATGCGGATATCGAAGAGGAGGAAGACGAAGAAGATGAGGAGGAAGAAGAGGATATCTTTGAAGACGCCTTCGAGGAGCAGCAAGCCCCTCATAAGGTGGAACCAAAGCTCACactcgatgatgatgacgatgatgagccACCCGAAAAACGAGCCCGCCTGCCCTCCATCTCTGTATCGACCCCACCCGATGATCCACAGTCGATGAGTCCCGGCAAGAAGCTGTTGCTCACTCTCCACAATGGCCATCGACTGCATCCGGCCACATCCACACCGAGCaccgggcagcagcagcgacgcagcACTCCACAGTTGAACGGAAGCCTGGGCAGCTGCATCTCGCCTAGCGAAAAGCTGGGCGGCGACAATTCGGACATCTTTACCGTCTCTTCGGATGGGCTGGACACGGATCTCGACTTGAGCAACACACAGGCGGGGGACTCGCATGAGCACTgtccccaccagcagcagcagacgacgcCCAAGAGGAAGTTTGACATTTCAAAGTACGCGCCACCGAACAGTGGGAAGGCGGCCAGCAGTTGTGCCGCCGAAGCGGCAACAGCGGCTGTAAAATCTTTAGCCATCTCGCAGTTTCTTAAGAAGGAG ACTTGCGTAAACTCATCAAGTATGAGGAGCGTCTGGCGGAGGGCCCAAAGGACGACCATTTCAGCAGCCTGCATAAACGGGGCACCGTCAGCTCGCGTGCCAAATTAG
- the LOC117900367 gene encoding tetraspanin-8: protein MKRCFNYKFVLNFCNFLFLLCGILLIVSGCYLFTDNKRILLSRLLAAPNDRLNALPQPLLYYIALGLAIAGFIAVLTSVVGFWASCLHTYCFLSIYFLGVVVLLLTESVLCLAITLWPHCLGIGLDESQMVKSLQSYYGVPGHEQYTNAMDLAQTRFGCCGMKSSLDYDTSLWRLQSYGQTNWPVPLSCCVLENAPQPFAYLDPKPANETQCKSLNHLSYERERYTESCLLHLDTWYREQYSVFLGASLLMALVEFCVLLAIIMSCTALASQRARTEDIQNATDQKRQRRSALSQRVLVENIYEPEVELRANSGHSMNGMCLGGPGRYVSSQDFSELFQRPSDPHTHRKNTSFEPISANFQTQGRNYLV from the exons ATGAAGCGATGTTTCAATTACAAGTTCGTCCTCAATTTCtgcaattttttatttctg CTATGTGGTATTCTTCTCATTGTATCTGGATGTTACCTGTTTACCGATAACAAGCGCATCCTGCTGTCCAGACTACTAGCCGCTCCCAACGATCGTCTTAATGCATTGCCACAACCATTGCTCTACTACATTGCTCTTGGACTGGCTATTGCTGGATTTATAGCAGTACTGACATCGGTTGTGGGCTTTTGGGCTAGTTGCCTGCACACCTACTGCTTTCTCAGTATTTACTTCTTAGGCGTCGTGGTTCTACTCTTGACTGAATCCGTTCTATGCTTGGCCATCACTCTCTGGCCCCACTGCTTAGGCATTGGCCTAGATGAGAGTCAAATGGTAAAGTCTTTGCAATCCTATTATGGTGTACCGGGTCACGAGCAGTACACCAATGCCATGGACCTGGCACAAACTCGCTTTGGTTGCTGCGGGATGAAAAGCTCATTGGACTACGACACATCGTTATGGCGTCTCCAAAGTTATGGGCAAACCAATTGGCCTGTTCCATTAAGTTGCTGTGTCCTGGAAAATGCGCCACAGCCATTCGCATATCTAGATCCAAAGCCAGCAAACGAGACTCAGTGTAAGTCCCTGAATCATTTATCCTACGAGAGAGAGCGTTATACGGAATCATGTCTGCTCCATCTCGATACCTGGTATCGGGAGCAATATAGTGTATTCCTTGGCGCCAGCCTCCTAATGGCTCTTGTTGAGTTTTGTGTCCTGCTTGCCATTATAATGAGCTGCACGGCCCTTGCCTCCCAAAGAGCCAGGACTGAAGATATACAAAACGCGACAGATCAAAAGCGCCAACGGCGTTCAGCACTGTCACAACGTGTTCTTGTTGAAAACATATATGAACCAGAGGTGGAACTCAGAGCAAACTCCGGCCACAGTATGAACGGCATGTGTCTGGGAGGGCCTGGCAGGTATGTAAGCAGCCAGGACTTCTCAGAGTTGTTTCAAAGGCCCAGCGATCCACACACGCACCGTAAAAACACATCGTTTGAACCAATTTCTGCCAACTTCCAAACGCAAGGGAGGAATTACTTGGTTTAA
- the LOC117901245 gene encoding uncharacterized protein LOC117901245: MYLAVKAIGVECELTPNSAVYRGGLEITSTGPSPPELQNLEDGNDEKNLSTRYYDFQGYEQFKRNIVDTHYIGSTPCKLDDLKRDKSIDNENNDEAMYECEAELDGYEKFELDIVGNHSTALEIGNTNTTEAMHCPTANGTTFYSQCEMGSLCANGD; encoded by the exons ATGTATTTAGCTGTTAAAGCGATTGGGGTTGAATGCGAGTTGACTCCGAACTCCGCTGTCTATCGAGGAGGACTGGAAATAACCTCCACTGGGCCATCCCCACCCGAGCTGCAAAATCTTGAAGACG GGAACGATGAGAAGAATTTGTCCACCAGATATTACGACTTCCAAGGCTATGAACAATTTAAGCGGAATATAGTTGACACACACTACATCGGATCAACTCCCTGCAAGTTGGATGATCTTAAAAGAG ATAAATCAATCGACAATGAGAACAATGATGAGGCTATGTATGAGTGTGAGGCTGAGCTCGACGGATATGAAAAATTCGAGCTGGATATAGTTGGCAATCATTCTACAGCCCTTGAGATTGGAAACACCAACACAACTGAAGCTATGCACTGCCCTACAGCTAATGGCACCACATTTTATTCCCAATGCGAGATGGGAAGCTTATGTGCTAATGGAGACTAA
- the LOC117901649 gene encoding uncharacterized protein LOC117901649 — translation MSRSAYIACLLVLASTCLIATVNASRNSYYRGYKVAEAPPTTPPPQTPKEYLDSRAGLSTFGIILIIFTVIVLCLIFYYGIICYPLLCRDEKKYRFMDVSSTITAATSRSIQSIENYPEQKHHHQLA, via the exons ATGTCGCGCAGTGCCTATATCGCGTGTCTGCTTGTGTTGG CCTCCACTTGCCTGATTGCCACCGTAAATGCATCGCGCAACAGCTATTACAGAGGCTACAAGGTAGCAGAGGCGCCCCCCACCACGCCGCCACCGCAAACGCCCAAGGAGTATCTGGACAGCAGGGCGGGCCTCAGCACCTTCGGCATCATTCTTATCATATTCACGGTAATCGTGCTCTGCCTGATCTTCTACTACGGCATCATATGCTATCCGCTGCTGTGCAGAGATGAGAAAAAGTATCGCTTTATGGATGTATCCTCCACAATCACCGCGGCCACATCGCGCTCGATACAGTCGATAGAGAACTATCCCGAGCAGAAGCACCACCATCAACTTGCCTGA